The Candidatus Woesearchaeota archaeon genome contains the following window.
TTTAACACTTTTAGTAATATATATAAAGTAAAATACCCCCAATTATAATATGAAAAGAGGTATAGCTATACTTTTACTTATTGTTATTAATGTGATTTCTGTTAACGCGCAAAATTTTAGCGCATTTGATGAAATTAATCTTAATTTAAACATCAGTTCATCATTAGTCAATTTATTTCTTTATCCTGAAGATAATTGGCAGCAAAATGTGTTAGATTTAAAGACTGAGCCAAATGCAAGTTTGAATGATGGAAGCATTTTATTTCAATGGCAAAATCTCGAAGAACAAAAAATAGATTTTCAGGTTACTGCCAATGTAAAAGTAAAAAATAAAGTATTTCCTATCAGAGATAAAATATCTTTTCCTATCAAAAACCTTCCAGATGAACTAAAAGTCTGGACACGGCCTACTGAAAAAATTAATTCTGATGACAGTAGAATCATTAGGCTTGCTTCAGATTTAGCGGAGGGTGAAGATGACTTGTTTAAAGTCGTGTTTAAGCTAGCCAATTTTACTAAAAATTATATTCGTTACGATTTAGCATTTGCCGGGGAAGTAAAATCTGCCTTATGGATACTTAACAACAGAAATGGAGTATGCGGAGACTTTAGTTCATTATTTATGGCGCTTACTCGCGCTTTAGGAATTCCGATAAAATATGTTGTAGGTGTTGCATACACCGATTTTGAAGATGCAAATGAATTTGTACCGCATGCGTGGACAGAAGTATATTTTCCTAATGAGGGGTGGATACCATTTGATCCTACCTATGGTGAATTTGGTTATATCGATATAAGCCATGTAAAACTTAAAGAATCTGTTGATGTTGACAATCCTTCAGTGCATTATGAATGGAGGGGTAAAAATTTTGATATAGCTATTGATAAATTGGAGTTTAAAGGTCAGATCACGTCTGAAACTGGGATATATGTGAAACCTATTTCAATTGAAACAAGTGTAGAAAGCAAAATAGTGGATATTGGTTCATATCAATTAATAACTGCCATAATTAAAAATTTAAAAGATTATTATATTACAGACCAAATTAATTTATTCGTTCCTTCAGAGATAAAATTAATTAATCCGGCTGTTCAAGTTTTGTATCTTGAACCCGGTCAGGAAAAAACGTTATATTGGATAGTGCAGGTTGATGAAATACTTAGCCCAAAATATACTTATACATTCCCTTATACCATTAAAACATTAAGAGATATAAGCGCAACTTACCAATTTGAATCTGTTCCTGGTTCAGAAAGTTATACATTGCTCGAACTGCAAAATAAGATTAGTCAAATTGATGAAGAAAAAGAAAAAGTTTATTCAAGCAATGTAGAATTAATCTGTACCGCCACGCAAGATGAAATTTATACATTTGAACCATTAGAAGTAAATTGTAAGATGACTAATGTAGGCAATCAATATCTTGAAAATTTGCATGTCTGTCTTTCTAGAGACTGCAATTTTCTTGATTTAGGCATTGGGCAAGAAAAAGAAACAAAATTTAAAACAGTGTTTAATGAATCAAGATCATCTATTGAAATAATTGCAAAAAATAATCTAATTACTAAAGTAGAAATTTTGGATATTAAAATCATCTCGCCACCAATAATGCGCATAAAAGACATTGAATACCCATTAGAGTTAAATTTTAATGAAAAGTATAAACTAAGTTTTAAACTATCAAAGGAAAAGTTATCAGATGCGCAAGATATATTTATACATTATAATCATAAGGTTTATCCTGTAAATGATTTTTCTCTTGAAAAAGAGATTATGATTAATAATCTTAAAGCATATGATTTAGTAGAAGGTGATAATAATCTAAAAATATTTATAGAATATAAAGATAAGAGAGGCAACAAATATACTATTTCTGAAGCAGTCACATTAAAATTAAATCATTTGAATATTTGGCAAAAAATAGTCAGCAAAGTAAATTATTATCTTAACTTATTATCTTCAGCAGTTGAGAATGCTTACATATCTCCAATTTATAAATAAATTGCGTAACTTTAGTTTTTATTAATATAATTAATTTAAATTAAAAATAGAAATAAATAAAAAAATAAGAAAAAAAGATATTTTTGATATTTTATCTTCTTACAACTTTTCTGACAGCTCTTCTTTTAACTGATCTTTTAGCTGCAGATCTTCTTGCTACTCTTTTAACTGCAGTTTTTCTTCTTACAACTTTTCTGACAGCTCTTCTTTTAACTGATCTTTTAGCTACAGATCTTCTTGCTACACTTTTAACTGCAGTTTTTCTTCTTACAACTTTTCTGACAGCTCTTCTTTTTACAGATCTTTTTGCTGCAGTTTTTCGTCTTACAACCATTGAATTGCACCTCTTTTTTATATTTTAATAACAATAACCTGAATTTGTTTTAAATTCCGATATAACTTTCTATTTTATATGGATTATTATTTATAAATGTTTCTATTTTCTTCCGTGAATCATTTAATTTTTTTTTAAAGTAATTGGTTAAGATTTTCTCGTCGAGAAAAATTAAGTAATTTTATTAAACGGGCAAGCCAAAACTTTTGTTTGCGGATTTGGGTCAAACTTACGAAATGTACTGTCGTACTCTTATTTTTACTTAATAGTTCTGTTTGATTAATTATTTGAAACGAAACAATTAAATACCTTTAAAGTAAATTCAATAACATGATGAAATACAAAAAGATTATTCCCGATACTTCAATTTTAATTGAAAATACTTTATCTAAACAACTGGAAGCTAAAGAAATCACCGTCGATGAAATCATAATACACGAAGCAAGTTTAGCTGAAATGGAGGCACAGGCCAATAAAAATAAAGAAATTGGCTACTTGGGGTTAAATGAAGTAAAAAAATTAAGAATACTGTCAAAACAACTAAAATTTGAGATTTCATATAAAGGACAAAGACCAGCTGAATTTGAGATATCCTTTGCAAAGTCCGGAGAGATTGATGCATTAATCAGGTCATTAGCATATGATGAGCAAGGAACATTATTTACTGCTGATAGAGTCCAGGCGCTTGTTGCAGAATCAAAAGGGATAGATGTAAAGCTTATTGAATTCATTAGGAAAGCCACTAAATGCCAAATTGAAAAATATTTTGACGATAAAACTATGAGTGTCCATTTGAAGGAAGGTGTTATACCTGGCGCAAAAAAAGGGGGTCCGGGCAATTGGCAATTTGTCGAGGTTGGTAAAAAGAAACTAACACAAATTGAAGTAAAAGAAATTGCAAATGAAATTGTTGAAACTGCTAACACTACTAAAGACGGATTTATAGAAGTTTCAAGAAAAGGTTCAACTATTATACAAATGGGCAGGTATAGGATTGTAATTACCAAACCGCCGTTCGCAGACGGTTGGGAAATTACAGCAGTCAGACCAGTTAAAACATTAATGTTTAAGGATTATGAATTATCTGATAAACTTAAAAATAGAGTTTCTGAACAAGCCGAAGGAATTTTAATTGCAGGTTCGCCGGGCATGGGTAAAAGCACATTTGCGCAAGCACTGGCGGAATTTTATGTAGATAAAAAAAAAATTGTTAAAACGGTGGAAGCTCCCCGTGATTTATTAGTTTCAGATTCAGTTACACAATATTCATTAACATTAGGGGATCATGATGAGATTCATGACATACTTTTATTATCAAGACCAGATTATACTTTTTTTGATGAGATAAGAAATTTCCAGGATTTTAAAGTATTCGCAGATTTAAGACTTGCAGGGGTTGGTATGGTTGGAATTGTTCATGCAACTAACCCTATTGACGCAATTCAAAGATTTTTAGGCAAAATTGAATTGGGGATAATTCCTCAAGTTATTGATACTGTTATTTTTATTAAAAATGGTATTGTTAATGCAGTACTTAGTATGAAAATGGAAGTTAAAGTGCCTTCCGGCATGCAAGAAGCTGATTTAGCAAGGCCTGTTGTAACTGTTTCAGATTTTGAAAGCAATAAACCCGCATATGAAATATATACTTATGGAGAACAAACAGTGGTGATTCCTGTAACTGAAACAAACATGAAAAGCATGGTAAAACGTTATGCTGCTGAAGAGATTGAAAGAAGATTAACAAATGAAATTGGAAAAGTAAAAGTTGAAGTTACTAGTGAAGAGCGTTGCATAGCTTACGTTCCAGAAAAAAATATTGCCATGATTATTGGTAAACAGGGCCAAAACATTGAAAAAATTGAACAACGCCTTGGAATGAGCATTGATGTTCAACCATTGTTACAGCTTGAAACAGGCAAAATTGAATTGGGATATGATATAGCAATTGCAAAAAACAATATTTCTATAAGTTTTGAACAGCGTGCAATCGGCAAACAAATTAGCTTATTTATTGACGGAGAATATTTATTGAGCGCCAGGGTTTCAAAAGATTCAAAACTGCGCATTAAAAAGAAAAGTGAGCAAGGAAAAGATATTATGAATGCAATTAATACAGGTAAAGTTTTAAAAGTTTATTACTAAACATTCATAAAATCAACAATACTTTTAAATATCCTTTCTATATACTTAAATATTATGATAGACATTAAACAAGTACGGGAAAATTCGGAGATATATCTAAAAGATCTGGAAAAAAGGAAAGTACCTGATAAAATTAAATGGTTAAAAGACCTGGTTAAATTAGACCAAAAATGGAGACAGGTAAAGTTTGATTTGCAAAAGGTTGTACACCTTAAAAAAGAAATTTCTATGGAAATTAGTGAAATGAAAAAGAAAGAAGAAGATATAACTCTAAAATTAAAACGGTTAAGACAAATCCCTGAGACTATTGAAGTATATGAAGCGGAAATGGACAAGATGGAAGAAAAGATTAATTATTACTTAATGAGACTTCCAAATTTATTACATGAATCAGTTCCTCAAGGAGATAGTGAAGAAGACAATGAAGTAGTAAATTTATATGGAAAAAAACCCACTTTTGATTTTGAACCCAAAAGCCATGTAGATTTATTAAAAGAATTAGATATTGCAGATATTGAAAGAGCGGGTAAAATTTCAGGTTCAAGATTTTGGTTTTTGAAAGGAACATTAGCAGAATTAGATTTAGCATTACAAAAGTATGCAGTAGATTTTATGACAAAGCGCGGGTATATTTTAATTCATCCGCCATTTATGATGAATAGAGAAGCATATGAAGGGGTCACAGACCTTAGCGATTTTGAAAATGTAATGTACAAAATTGATGGTGAAGATTTATATTTAATTGCAACATCTGAACATCCATTAACAGCAATGTTCTATAATGAAATTATGGATGAAAAACAATTTCCTATCAAAATGGTCGGTATAAGTACATGTTTCAGGAAAGAAGCGGGTTCACATGGCAAAGATACTAAAGGAATATTTAGGGGTCACCAATTTAACAAAATAGAACAAGTCATAATATGCAAACCTGAAGAATCATGGACATTCCATGAAGAATTGATTAAAAACATGTCCGATTTTTTTGAAAGTTTGAATCTTCATTTTAGGCAGGTAAATATCTGCACTGGTGACATTGGCACAGTTGCAGCTAAAAAATATGATTTAGAAGTATGGATGCCTGTGCAAAAAACATATAGGGAAGTTGGTTCATGTTCAAACTGTACAGATTATCAGGCAAGAAGACTAAAAATGCGCTATAAAACAAATAAAGACACCATTATTCCGCACACATTAAATTCAACATGTGTAGCAACATCAAGAGCACTTGTAGCAATCCTTGAGAATTATCAGCAAAAAGAGGGTTCAATTAAAATACCTAACGTATTAGTACCTTATATGAATGGTAAATTAATGATTAAAAAAGTTTAAATATAATTAACACTATTATTTCTGCATGCAAAAAGATTTGAAGGTTGTAATTGGCATATTTATCGTGAGTAGCGTATTATTACTTGGCATGGAAGCAAAAACAGAAATTAAATCAGTTATGCCTGAATCTAAAATTGACAGTGTGATTACAATACCGCATGGAAACTTTGACATTGGCAATAAAGAAAGAGGCACAATTACGATTAATATGGATTCTAATCATTATAATCAGATGATTTTAGAGAAAAAAGATAGAAATGTTAAATCATTAATCTTTTTTAGCTCAAAGGTTATGCCTGGTTTAGAAATTAGGTATAATATTAAAGAACAAGTTTTTGAAGCAGGTATACCTCCTTTTAAAAGTACCAGTGTTGAACTGCTTAATGGGCAACAACATACACTTGCATTTACATATCAACTTGGAGAAAAACAAGCAATATATTTTGATGGTCAAAATATTGGATATAGGCCATTTGTAAGCTATAATAGAGACCAAATTTCCGGATTTGCAATTAAAGGATATGGCACCGAGGAAATTATTGTGGAGTCATTAGCTTCAAAGATGAGGATTGCAGACTATGTAATTAGTGAAGAAGAACTTCTTGCGCGTTAGGATTATTACTTCTGCGCATAGACTTTTAGGTTCTTATACATCGAAATTCTTAAAAATATCAGAATATAATCAGGGTTATATGGGTCTTTTCGATAATTTTCAAAAAGAAGGTGAGTCATTATTTAGAGCGCGTGTCGCACTAGATTTTGATTATATGCCTAAACTAGTTAAGTTTAGAGAAAATGAACAACATTATATTGCATCATGTATTAAACCTTTATTTGAAAAACAAAGTGGTAGAAATTTATTACTCTATGGACCACCGGGTATTGGTAAAACTGTAGCAACAAGACATGTATTAAGTGAGATTGTTGAACATACTGATGATGTAATTCCGCTTTACATAAATTGTTGGCAAAAAAATACCACTTATAAAATATTATTAGAAATATGCGAGAGGGTTGGTTATGCATTGCCTTATAACAAAAATACTCAGGATTTGTTCAAAATTATCAAAGAAAAACTCAATAAATATTCAGTTGTATTTTGTTTTGATGAAGTGGATAAATTAGAAGATTTTGATATTCTTTATATGATACTTGAAGATATTTATAAGAGTTCACTTATTATGATTACTAATTATAAAACCTGGTTGACCTTGCTTGATGAACGCATACGTTCTAGATTAACGCCAGATACATTAGAGTTTAGGGATTATAATGATTACGAAATCAAGGAAATTTTAAAATATCGGTTAAGTTATGCTTTTGCGCCTACGGCATGGGAAGAAAATGCGTTACAAAAGGTATTTGAAACTACACTTGAAGTTGGAGATGTCAGATCCGGATTGTATCTGCTTAAAGAATCAGGCATGTGTGCTGAAGAAGCTTCATTAAAAAAAATAACTCTTAACGAAGTTGAAAAAGCTATCTCTAAATTAAATGAGTTTTCTGTTAAAGATAGTGAAGACCTTGAAACAGAAAACAAATTTATATTAGAAATAATTAAACAAAACTCGGGTAATAAGATCGGAGATTTATTTGAAATTTATGAAAAAAATAATGGTCAGCGGGGATACAAATCATTTCAAAGGGCAATAAAAAAACTTGCCGATGCGAATTTTATATTGGCTGAAAAAGTAACTGGTGGGGGCGGTAATTCCACAATTGTAAAATTCAATGACCAAGCAAAAACTTTATCTGATTATTAAGTTATTTTTTAAAATAAATTTAATTGCTATTTATATTTTAATCATTTTTTAATTATTTCTACAAAAAAAGTAAAGCACTGGACATATGATTATTCGACGGTGATTTATAAGCACTGGACACTGGACATTTATGGATGAACTTTATAAAGTAAAAGAG
Protein-coding sequences here:
- a CDS encoding transglutaminase domain-containing protein encodes the protein MKRGIAILLLIVINVISVNAQNFSAFDEINLNLNISSSLVNLFLYPEDNWQQNVLDLKTEPNASLNDGSILFQWQNLEEQKIDFQVTANVKVKNKVFPIRDKISFPIKNLPDELKVWTRPTEKINSDDSRIIRLASDLAEGEDDLFKVVFKLANFTKNYIRYDLAFAGEVKSALWILNNRNGVCGDFSSLFMALTRALGIPIKYVVGVAYTDFEDANEFVPHAWTEVYFPNEGWIPFDPTYGEFGYIDISHVKLKESVDVDNPSVHYEWRGKNFDIAIDKLEFKGQITSETGIYVKPISIETSVESKIVDIGSYQLITAIIKNLKDYYITDQINLFVPSEIKLINPAVQVLYLEPGQEKTLYWIVQVDEILSPKYTYTFPYTIKTLRDISATYQFESVPGSESYTLLELQNKISQIDEEKEKVYSSNVELICTATQDEIYTFEPLEVNCKMTNVGNQYLENLHVCLSRDCNFLDLGIGQEKETKFKTVFNESRSSIEIIAKNNLITKVEILDIKIISPPIMRIKDIEYPLELNFNEKYKLSFKLSKEKLSDAQDIFIHYNHKVYPVNDFSLEKEIMINNLKAYDLVEGDNNLKIFIEYKDKRGNKYTISEAVTLKLNHLNIWQKIVSKVNYYLNLLSSAVENAYISPIYK
- the tadA gene encoding Flp pilus assembly complex ATPase component TadA: MMKYKKIIPDTSILIENTLSKQLEAKEITVDEIIIHEASLAEMEAQANKNKEIGYLGLNEVKKLRILSKQLKFEISYKGQRPAEFEISFAKSGEIDALIRSLAYDEQGTLFTADRVQALVAESKGIDVKLIEFIRKATKCQIEKYFDDKTMSVHLKEGVIPGAKKGGPGNWQFVEVGKKKLTQIEVKEIANEIVETANTTKDGFIEVSRKGSTIIQMGRYRIVITKPPFADGWEITAVRPVKTLMFKDYELSDKLKNRVSEQAEGILIAGSPGMGKSTFAQALAEFYVDKKKIVKTVEAPRDLLVSDSVTQYSLTLGDHDEIHDILLLSRPDYTFFDEIRNFQDFKVFADLRLAGVGMVGIVHATNPIDAIQRFLGKIELGIIPQVIDTVIFIKNGIVNAVLSMKMEVKVPSGMQEADLARPVVTVSDFESNKPAYEIYTYGEQTVVIPVTETNMKSMVKRYAAEEIERRLTNEIGKVKVEVTSEERCIAYVPEKNIAMIIGKQGQNIEKIEQRLGMSIDVQPLLQLETGKIELGYDIAIAKNNISISFEQRAIGKQISLFIDGEYLLSARVSKDSKLRIKKKSEQGKDIMNAINTGKVLKVYY
- the serS gene encoding serine--tRNA ligase, whose amino-acid sequence is MIDIKQVRENSEIYLKDLEKRKVPDKIKWLKDLVKLDQKWRQVKFDLQKVVHLKKEISMEISEMKKKEEDITLKLKRLRQIPETIEVYEAEMDKMEEKINYYLMRLPNLLHESVPQGDSEEDNEVVNLYGKKPTFDFEPKSHVDLLKELDIADIERAGKISGSRFWFLKGTLAELDLALQKYAVDFMTKRGYILIHPPFMMNREAYEGVTDLSDFENVMYKIDGEDLYLIATSEHPLTAMFYNEIMDEKQFPIKMVGISTCFRKEAGSHGKDTKGIFRGHQFNKIEQVIICKPEESWTFHEELIKNMSDFFESLNLHFRQVNICTGDIGTVAAKKYDLEVWMPVQKTYREVGSCSNCTDYQARRLKMRYKTNKDTIIPHTLNSTCVATSRALVAILENYQQKEGSIKIPNVLVPYMNGKLMIKKV
- a CDS encoding AAA family ATPase — its product is MGLFDNFQKEGESLFRARVALDFDYMPKLVKFRENEQHYIASCIKPLFEKQSGRNLLLYGPPGIGKTVATRHVLSEIVEHTDDVIPLYINCWQKNTTYKILLEICERVGYALPYNKNTQDLFKIIKEKLNKYSVVFCFDEVDKLEDFDILYMILEDIYKSSLIMITNYKTWLTLLDERIRSRLTPDTLEFRDYNDYEIKEILKYRLSYAFAPTAWEENALQKVFETTLEVGDVRSGLYLLKESGMCAEEASLKKITLNEVEKAISKLNEFSVKDSEDLETENKFILEIIKQNSGNKIGDLFEIYEKNNGQRGYKSFQRAIKKLADANFILAEKVTGGGGNSTIVKFNDQAKTLSDY